TCAGTTGACACAGCACCTATGTCGAGCATTATCGTATTGCCTGCTGAACTGGGTTTAAGAGCCCTTATAAGGCAAAGAGGTGAAATATCTATGGCTATCACATTTAGCCCTGCTTCCTTGAAAGGCAGTAGATAACTCTGGATGTTTTTCCTCTGTGCTCCGGCAAATATCACTGAAATGCCATCTGTAACAGCAGTTGCCACATAATCATAGACTGCCTCCTCGGTTGGATATGGGAGCTGTCTTTTGACCTCCCATTTTACAGCCTCTTTTAGCTCGGCATGAGGCATTGGCGGGAAACTCACTGCCCTTACAAAGGCAAGATTCCCTGGAAACTGAACGATTGCAGGTCTTCCTGAAACTCCAATGCCTTTTAAAAAATCCCTGAGTGTGCCAATCAGTCGTGCCTCGTCTGACATGATGTTGTGCGGTATGTCTATATATGTGGCAAGAGTAACCCTTCTGCCCTTTAGCTGAGCCACCTTTAGAGAGCCGCCTCCGAGGTCAACACCAAATATAGCAGCCCTGAAAAGCCCTCCCAATCAATACCTCTTTGCAAAATAATATGCCATGAAGAACATGAACGCAGAGACAATTAAGAGGGATATTCCAAACCCGATTCTGTAGGAAAATGTAATAGTGTCAACCTTGGCTATCATCCTCGCAGAGAGCTCATTTATTTTTTTTAGGGCAGATGGGGTGAATAAGAACATTGCGCCCAATAGAAATGCCAAAACCCCTAATGCGAAAGAGATGT
This portion of the Nitrospirota bacterium genome encodes:
- the pilM gene encoding pilus assembly protein PilM — translated: MGGLFRAAIFGVDLGGGSLKVAQLKGRRVTLATYIDIPHNIMSDEARLIGTLRDFLKGIGVSGRPAIVQFPGNLAFVRAVSFPPMPHAELKEAVKWEVKRQLPYPTEEAVYDYVATAVTDGISVIFAGAQRKNIQSYLLPFKEAGLNVIAIDISPLCLIRALKPSSAGNTIMLDIGAVSTEINILKAGILRLTRTVDIGGNFIIQSLTTSAVGKEEAERLLREGDEELKEPLEEFLKETLRSMDYYQANFKEKTFSEVILTGGVAINPAVGRFFSHALDILVSVPDPFIGLQMADETIRSISPRFSVAIGLARRTN